The proteins below are encoded in one region of Pseudoduganella armeniaca:
- a CDS encoding class I SAM-dependent methyltransferase has protein sequence MFPLTSVLFLAATLLLCGYTLHKVRLIHLLLHDVRDRSQRDNAGLFRQLEALQGLYTDLGLTHSLPDTRGWAASPDFLLMLARHALAEQPRVIVECSSGTSTVVLARCLQLNGAGKLYSLEHEPHYAAETRRQLARHGLSDWAVVLDAPLQAQDFGNATWPWYSAQALPDTLRIDMIAIDGPPQATRALARYPAGPALFARLTPGAAVFLDDAGRPDEQAILDRWAEEYPELEQHQPACEKGAAVLYYRPRA, from the coding sequence ATGTTCCCGCTGACCTCAGTCCTGTTCCTGGCGGCGACGCTGCTGCTGTGCGGCTACACCCTGCACAAGGTACGCCTGATCCACCTGCTGCTGCACGACGTGCGCGATCGCTCGCAGCGCGACAACGCCGGCCTGTTCCGCCAGCTCGAAGCCTTGCAAGGCCTGTACACGGACCTTGGCCTGACGCACAGCCTGCCCGATACCCGCGGCTGGGCCGCGTCGCCGGATTTCCTGCTGATGCTGGCACGGCATGCGCTGGCCGAGCAGCCGCGCGTCATCGTCGAATGCAGCAGCGGCACGTCCACCGTGGTGCTGGCCCGCTGCCTGCAATTGAACGGTGCCGGCAAGCTGTACAGCCTGGAACACGAACCGCACTATGCGGCCGAAACGCGCCGGCAGCTGGCCCGCCATGGGCTGTCGGACTGGGCCGTCGTGCTGGACGCGCCGCTGCAAGCGCAGGATTTCGGCAATGCGACCTGGCCGTGGTACAGCGCGCAGGCCCTGCCGGACACCCTGCGGATCGACATGATCGCGATCGACGGCCCGCCGCAAGCCACGCGCGCGTTGGCACGCTACCCGGCGGGCCCGGCACTGTTCGCCCGGCTGACACCCGGCGCCGCGGTGTTCCTGGACGATGCGGGGCGGCCGGACGAGCAAGCGATCCTGGACCGCTGGGCCGAGGAGTACCCGGAGCTGGAGCAGCACCAGCCGGCCTGCGAAAAAGGCGCCGCCGTGCTGTATTACCGGCCACGGGCCTGA
- a CDS encoding sensor domain-containing diguanylate cyclase gives MKLENKLKLSAACVIAVMSLVAIGPYFLNAQVRGVMSELKRASAVERQYATMLTLLADAEAAERGYVITGRAEFLQPYNAAVGLLPALRTNLRERHTGTAERMVLDQIETLTSKKLDYMAQVVKTRDERGFEAAQQLVDSGRGKTYMDQLRSLIGEQVSDYALHRADLRETLTSSADRAASLASIATLADIALIIAVLFAANRGLRQRLAAESRANEASEQLRTAAAVAEKRNLQLLGGGDMLQALELAGTTDESAGIVARFFHRLLPGLSGSIYLYRNSRDVLERKASWGTADDAEFIEPLECWALRKGSAHDGGHAHALQCGHAGASDAALPRLCVPLVTQGNVIGFITLQGTALAAPDSADDRAWILRLAEQAALALSNVELRASLRLQSVIDPLTQLYNRRYLDETLKRELNRAQRRGTPVAVLMIDLDHFKRVNDTFGHEGGDLLLRSVANILKQSVRACDVACRYGGEELIVLMPDCGLDSAAERAEAIRAAIAGLHLSYNAQVLTATASLGVAAYPACGGGPELLVQEADAALYAAKRDGRNRVVVAGTGAVD, from the coding sequence ATGAAACTTGAAAACAAGCTGAAGCTTTCCGCGGCGTGCGTGATTGCCGTGATGTCGCTGGTGGCGATCGGACCATACTTCCTTAACGCCCAGGTACGAGGGGTGATGAGCGAGCTGAAGCGCGCGTCGGCGGTCGAGCGGCAATATGCGACGATGTTGACGCTGTTGGCCGATGCCGAGGCGGCCGAACGGGGCTACGTCATCACCGGGCGCGCTGAATTCCTGCAGCCGTATAACGCCGCGGTTGGCCTGTTGCCCGCCCTGCGGACGAACCTGCGCGAGCGCCACACCGGCACGGCCGAGCGCATGGTGCTGGACCAGATCGAGACGCTGACCAGCAAGAAGCTGGACTACATGGCGCAGGTCGTCAAGACGCGTGACGAGCGCGGCTTCGAGGCAGCCCAGCAATTGGTCGATTCCGGCCGCGGCAAGACGTATATGGACCAGCTGCGCAGCCTGATCGGGGAGCAGGTGTCCGATTACGCGCTGCACCGCGCCGACCTGCGCGAAACCCTGACGTCTTCCGCCGACCGGGCCGCCAGCCTGGCGAGCATCGCCACGCTGGCCGACATCGCCCTGATCATCGCCGTGCTGTTCGCTGCCAACCGCGGCCTGAGGCAGCGCCTGGCCGCGGAAAGCCGCGCCAACGAGGCGTCCGAACAGCTGCGTACGGCGGCGGCCGTGGCGGAGAAGCGCAACCTGCAACTGCTGGGCGGCGGCGACATGTTGCAGGCGCTGGAGCTGGCCGGCACGACGGACGAGAGCGCGGGCATCGTCGCGCGCTTCTTCCACCGTCTGCTGCCAGGCCTGTCCGGTTCGATCTACCTGTACCGCAATTCGCGCGATGTGCTGGAACGCAAGGCCAGCTGGGGCACGGCCGACGATGCCGAGTTTATCGAGCCGCTCGAATGCTGGGCGCTGCGCAAGGGCAGTGCGCACGACGGCGGCCATGCGCATGCGCTGCAATGCGGCCACGCCGGCGCGTCCGATGCTGCGTTGCCACGGCTGTGCGTGCCCCTTGTCACGCAAGGTAATGTCATCGGCTTCATCACGCTGCAGGGGACGGCGCTGGCGGCACCGGACAGCGCCGACGACCGCGCCTGGATCCTGCGGCTGGCCGAACAGGCCGCGTTGGCGCTCAGCAACGTCGAGTTGCGCGCCTCGCTGCGGCTGCAGTCGGTCATCGATCCGCTGACGCAGCTGTACAACCGCCGCTACCTCGATGAGACCCTGAAACGCGAGCTGAACCGCGCGCAGCGCCGCGGCACGCCAGTGGCGGTGCTGATGATCGACCTGGATCACTTCAAGCGCGTCAACGATACATTCGGCCATGAAGGCGGCGACTTGCTGCTGCGCAGCGTTGCCAACATACTCAAGCAATCGGTGCGGGCCTGCGACGTGGCGTGTCGTTATGGCGGCGAGGAGCTGATCGTGCTGATGCCGGACTGCGGCCTGGACAGCGCGGCCGAGCGCGCCGAGGCGATCCGTGCCGCCATTGCCGGGCTACACCTGTCATATAACGCGCAGGTGTTGACGGCAACGGCATCGTTGGGCGTCGCGGCCTATCCCGCCTGCGGGGGCGGACCCGAGCTGCTGGTACAGGAAGCGGACGCGGCCCTATATGCCGCCAAGCGCGACGGTCGCAATCGCGTGGTGGTGGCCGGTACCGGCGCCGTCGACTGA
- a CDS encoding GNAT family N-acetyltransferase, which produces MPPPYVIASLPRLDANALAYCDFSFDVTAVAVPPFSGNDIAATVAVAPYRKDYGGGDDLVPEPDGVLLVAHSPAAVDGGSTTVLGYVLLSRDWTGLALVDDIAVDRASRGLGIGRALLDGARDWARAAGLAGLRLETQSTNVPACRFYARQGLQLGGADRLLYAALPGLAHETALFWYQLFAPR; this is translated from the coding sequence ATGCCACCACCCTACGTGATTGCATCGCTGCCGCGCCTGGACGCCAACGCACTGGCGTACTGCGACTTCTCATTCGACGTGACGGCCGTGGCAGTGCCGCCGTTCAGCGGCAACGACATTGCTGCGACCGTCGCGGTCGCGCCCTATCGCAAGGACTATGGCGGCGGCGATGACCTCGTGCCAGAGCCGGACGGCGTGCTGCTGGTGGCGCATTCGCCCGCAGCCGTGGACGGCGGCAGCACGACGGTACTTGGCTATGTGCTGCTCAGCCGCGACTGGACGGGGTTGGCGCTGGTCGACGACATCGCAGTGGACCGCGCCAGTCGCGGACTCGGCATCGGGCGCGCGCTGCTGGATGGCGCGCGCGACTGGGCACGCGCCGCCGGCCTGGCGGGCCTGCGGCTGGAAACGCAGTCGACCAATGTGCCGGCCTGCCGCTTCTATGCGCGCCAGGGCCTGCAGCTGGGTGGCGCCGATCGCCTGCTGTACGCAGCCTTGCCCGGCCTGGCGCACGAAACCGCGTTGTTCTGGTACCAGCTTTTCGCGCCGAGATGA